Proteins from a single region of Bos indicus isolate NIAB-ARS_2022 breed Sahiwal x Tharparkar chromosome 6, NIAB-ARS_B.indTharparkar_mat_pri_1.0, whole genome shotgun sequence:
- the SHISA3 gene encoding protein shisa-3 homolog, which yields MGALLALCLLLGWLRGGPAGAQQPGEYCHGWVDVQGNYHEGFQCPEDFDTLDATICCGSCALRYCCAAADARLEQGGCTNDRGELEHPGITAQPVYVPFLIVGSIFIAFIILGSLVAIYCCTCLRPKEPSQQPIRFSLRSYQTETLPMILTSTNLRAPSRQSSTATSSSSTGGSIRRFSFARAEPGCLVPSPPPPYTTGHPIHLTQPSGFLVSPQYFAYPLQQEPPLPGKSCPDFSSS from the exons ATGGGGGCGCTGCTGGCGCTCTGCCTCCTCTTGGGCTGGCTGCGCGGTGGGCCGGCGGGCGCGCAGCAGCCCGGAGAGTACTGCCACGGCTGGGTGGACGTGCAGGGCAACTACCACGAGGGTTTCCAGTGCCCGGAGGACTTCGACACGCTGGACGCCACCATCTGCTGCGGCTCCTGCGCGCTGCGCTACTGCTGCGCCGCGGCCGACGCCAGGCTGGAGCAGGGCGGCTGCACCAACGACCGCGGCGAGCTGGAGCACCCGGGCATCACGGCGC AGCCTGTCTACGTTCCCTTCCTGATTGTTGGCTCCATCTTCATTGCCTTCATCATCCTAGGCTCTTTAGTGGCTATTTATTGCTGCACCTGCTTGAGACCTAAGGAACCCTCGCAGCAGCCAATCCGCTTCTCACTCCGCAGCTATCAGACAGAGACTCTCCCCATGATCTTGACTTCTACGAACCTCAGGGCACCTTCCAGGCAGTCCAGCACCGCCACCAGCTCCAGCTCCACTGGGGGCTCCATCCGAAGGTTCTCCTTTGCCCGGGCAGAACCAGGCTGCCTGGTGCCCTCACCGCCCCCGCCTTACACCACGGGCCACCCAATCCACTTGACCCAGCCGTCCGGATTCCTGGTGTCACCCCAGTACTTCGCTTACCCGCTCCAGCAGGAGCCCCCTCTGCCCGGGAAGAGCTGTCCAGACTTCAGTTCCAGTTGA